In the Colletotrichum higginsianum IMI 349063 chromosome 7 map unlocalized unitig_7, whole genome shotgun sequence genome, one interval contains:
- a CDS encoding ATP citrate lyase subunit putative — protein sequence MSAKSILEADGKAILNYHLTRAPVIKPTPLPTPTKHNPPPRLCSLHFPEDANVEDVLNQAEVTYPWVLQPGTKFVAKPDQLIKRRGKSGLLALNKTWAEARAWIAERAGKEVKVETTHGVLRQFLVEPFVPHPQDTEYYINIMSVRDGDWILFTHEGGVDVGDVDAKAEKLLIPVDLSQYPSNDEIAATLLKKVPKGVHNVLVDFISRLYAVYVECQFTYLEINPLVVIPNEDATSASVHFLDLAAKLDQTADFECGVKWAIARSPAALGLTNVAASNGEKVNIDAGPPMEFPAPFGRELTKEEAYIADLDAKTGASLKLTVLNPNGRIWTLVAGGGASVVYADAIASAGFADELANYGEYSGAPTESQTYHYARTVLDLMLRSPPNDQGKVLFIGGGIANFTNVASTFKGVIRALRDYANQLNEHNVQIWVRRAGPNYQEGLKNMKAATQELGLNAKIFGPEMHVSGIVPLALVPGRWEASGAEEFRG from the exons ATGTCCGCCAAGTccatcctcgaggccgacggcaaggcCATCCTCAACTACCACCTCACCCGTGCTCCCGTCATTAAGCCCACTCCTCTCCCTACTCCCACCAAGCACAACCCTCCCCCCAGGCTGTGCTCGCTGCACTTCCCCGAGGATGCCAACGTCGAGGATGTCCTTAACCAGGCCGAGGTCACCTACCCCTGGGTTCTTCAGCCCGGCACCAAGTTCGTCGCCAAGCCCGATCAACTGATCAAGCGCCGTGGCAAGAGCGGTCTCCTGGCCCTCAACAAGACCTGGGCCGAGGCCCGCGCCTGGATCGCCGAGCGTGCTggcaaggaggtcaaggTCGAGACCACCCACGGTGTTCTGCGTCAATTCCTCGTCGAGCCCTTCGTTCCCCACCCTCAAGACACTGAGTACTACATCAACATCATGTCCGTCAGAGAT GGCGACTGGATCCTCTTCACCCACgagggtggtgttgatgtcggcgatgtcgatgccAAGGCTGAGAAGCTCTTGATCCCCGTCGACCTCTCACAATACCCTTCCAACGACGAGATCGCCGCGACTCTGCTGAAGAAGGTCCCTAAGGGCGTCCACAACGTTCTGGTTGACTTCATCAGCCGGTTGTATGCCGTCTACGTCGAGTGCCAGTTCACCTACCTCGAGATCAACCCCCTCGTTGTCATCCCCAACGAGGATGCCACCTCCGCCTCAGTGCACTTCCTGGATCTTGCTGCCAAGCTCGACCAGACTGCGGACTTCGAGTGTGGTGTCAAGTGGGCTATCGCCCGTtcccccgccgcccttgGTCTGACCAACGTTGCCGCTTCTAACGGCGAGAAGGTCAACATTGATGCCGGCCCGCCGATGGAGTTTCCTGCTCCCTTCGGTCGCGAACtgaccaaggaggaggcttaCATtgccgaccttgacgccAAGACCGGTGCCTCGCTCAAGCTCACCGTCCTGAACCCTAACGGCCGCATCTGGACTCTGGttgccggtggtggtgcttcCGTCGTTTACGCCGATGCCATTGCCTCTGCTggcttcgccgacgagctcgccaacTACGGCGAGTACTCTGGTGCTCCCACCGAGTCCCAGACCTATCACTACGCTCGCACTGTTCTCGACCTCATGCTCCGTTCTCCCCCGAACGACCAGGGCAAGGTCCTCTTCATTGGTGGTGGTATTGCCAACTTCACCAACGTCGCCAGCACATTCAAGGGTGTCATCCGCGCCCTTCGCGATTATGCCAACCAGCTCAACGAGCACAACGTTCAGATCTGGGTCCGTCGTGCCGGCCCTAACTACCAGGAAGGTCTCAAGAACATGAAGGCCGCGACCCAAGAACTTGGTCTGAACGCCAAGATCTTTGGCCCCGAGATGCACGTCTCCGGTATCGTGCCTCTGGCTCTCGTCCCCGGCAGGTGGGAGGCCAGCGGTGCTGAGGAGTTCAGGGGTTAA